CGGCAGCGCACGGCCCGTGTGTCGTCCAGCAGCTGATCCCCGGCGGCGCCGAGACCGTCTACACCATCGGTTCGCTGTGGAATCGCGGCGACCTGATCGTCTCCACCCTGCACCGCAAACTGCAGACAAATCCGCCGACCGGCGGCGTCGCCATTGCCGGCGAAACGGTCGATGATCCCGAGCTGATGGCGGCGGGACTGGCGGTGCTGGAGGCGTCCGGGCCCTGGCATGGCCTGGCGGCGGTCGAGGTCAAGCGTCCGACACCGGACGCGCCCGCCTACCTGCTCGAAATCAATCCGCGCATGTGGGGATTTGGCTATCTGATGACGCTGGCCGGGCTGAACATCCCCGCCCTGCTGGTGCGGATGCTGGCCGGCCGCGAACACCTGACCGGCCATATCCCGTCAACCTTTCCGCCCTACACTCCCACGCGAATGGTCCGATCATGGCAAGACCTCGAAATCCCGCCGAGCACGGAGACAAGCAGATGACCCGAACCGTAGCCGTCATCCAGGCCCGCACCGGCTCAAACCGGCTGCCCGGCAAAGTCCTGAAGCCGCTCCACGACGACGTGTCGCTGCTCAGCTATCAGTGCCGCCAGCTTCGCAATATCGAGGGCGTCGACGAGCTGGTGATTGCCACCACCACCAATCCGGACGATGACACCGTTGTGGCGTTGGCCGAGCGCGAGGGCATCCGTGTTTTCCGCGGTTCCGAAGAGGATGTGCTGTCGCGCTTCCTGCTGGTCGCCGAGCAGACCGTGGCCAAGACCATCATCCGTATCACTTCCGACAGCCCGTTTCGCGACCCGGCGGTTATCGCGCGCTGCGTGGCTGAACACCGCCAACATCAGGCCGAATATACCCGCCCCAGCGCCGGACACCTGCCCAAGGGTTTGCGCGCCGAGGTCGTCGAGACCGCTGTCCTGCGCCAGCTGGACGAGGCGGCCGGGACGACCGCGCGCGACCGCGAGCATGTGACGGTCTTCATCCGAGAACACCTCGACCGCTTTCGCTGTCACACTGTCGATTTCCCGGAGCCGCTGCATCGCCCGGACCTCGATGTCTCGGTCGATACCATCGAGGGCCTGGCTCTGGTCCGCGCGCTTCATGCGGCACTGGTTGATCGCGACTGGCCCGTCGATACGGCGCATCTGTGCCGCCTCTACGACGAAACCAATGTTCTCAAAGCCATCGTCACAGACCTGGCGTCCTGACCCATGACCCATATCGATGTCATTGCCGAAATCGGCTCCAATCACGGCGGCGATCTCGACCAGGCCAAACGCTATATCGAAGCCAGCGCCAAGGCCGGTGCCGATGTGGTCAAATTCCAGACGCTGACCCGCGAGGGCTTGATCGCCCGCTTCGTGAAGGGTGCCGACGGAACTGTCACTGAAAACCCGAAATTCGCCGCCTTCGGAAATGCCGGCCTGCCCGACGACTGGCATGCCCCGCTGATGACCTGTGCCGCGGACAATGGCGTCGAGTTCATGTCGACGCCCTTCTCGCTCGACGCCGTTGAGCTGATGGAGAGCCTCGGCGTCAAACGCTACAAGATCGCTTCGGGCGACCTGACCTTCACACCGCTTCTCGAAGCCCTGGGCGCGACCGGCAAGCGCCTGATCCTGTCCACCGGCGCCAGCTATCTCGACGAGGTGACCACCGCGGTCACCACCCTGACCCGCAGCGGCTGCCCGCATCTGACCGCCCTGCATTGCGCCGCAAGCTATCCGCCTGCCTGGGAGGATCTCAACCTGTCGGCCATCACGACGCTGCAGAAGACGCTGGGTCTGCCGGTTGGCCTGTCTGATCATTCACCCGGCGCCATGGCTCCGATCGCTGCGGCCGCCTTGGGCGCTGTGGTCATCGAAAAGCATGTCACCTTTGATCGCGCGACGCCGGGGCCGGACCATCCCTTCGCGATGGAAATGGACGAGCTGGCCGCCTTGATCGCCGATCTGCGCAATCTCGAGATCGCACTCGGTGATGGTGACAAGAAGCCGGCCGCCAGCGAGATCAACCGCCGCCGCAATCTGCGCCGGGGCCGCTATGACGCCACCACCGGCAAGCCGGATGATCACGGCACCGACTGGCTGCGCCCGCAACACGCTCCGGATGACCGGGCGGAATTCTGATCAACCGATCGGGGCCCACATCTGGATGGTCTCGAAAAGGTCTTCCCAGCCGGGTTTGGTGCGCTCGATCAGATTGATCTTCCACTGGCGGTGCCAGTTTTTGAGTCGTTTCTCGCGCTCGATCGCAAAGCCGAAGTCCTGATGAAACTCATACCAGACCAGGCGATCGACCTTGTACTTCCGGGTAAAGGCTGAGCCTTTGCCCTCCTTGTGCAGCATGATCCGCATCGCGATATTGCCCGTCACACCGATATAGAGGGTGCCGTTACGCTGGCTGGCGAGGATGTAGACGCATGGATGGCGAGCCATGCGCGGAGTGTATCGCCTGCCTCCAGCGCTATCCGTGATGCCGGTCATGCGCGCTCACGTTTTCAGCCTTGTCCAACCGTCATCCTGACGAAGGTCAGGACCCAGGTCATAGGGCGAAGTGCGTCCAGGCCGGGCACCATCACGCTTTGTGATCTGGGCCCTGACCTTCGTCAGGGTGACGGTTGTAAGAGAACATCGCGCAAATGGCAGGAGTCGGCACTTGAACAAAAAAGGGCGCCCGGAGGCGCCCCTTTTGTCTCGCTCGAAGCGCGCCCTTATTGGGTCCGGATCGCGTCGATCTTGGACGCCGAGACGCCATCGACCATCGTGCGATTGATCATCGGGTGGTTTTCGTCCTGCGGGCCGAAATCACTGTCCGGGTGATAGGCAATGACCCGCATCTCGGTGTCGAAGGTGCGGAATTTGTGATTGCCCTCAAAGGGGATGCGGAACATCACGCCCGGCTCGAGCGGAATGACGCCCTCCGGCGTCTCGCACTCGCCGCGTCCGGAGAAGACCACGCCGATGCGGTCGGACGGGTGGGTGTGCGGGGTCTGGTCGATACCCGGCGGGAAGTAGAGCAGGTTGAGGCAGGGCGCCCCCAGTTTCACGGGCGCGACCAGCAGGCTGTCGGTACAGCCATCAATGTATTTCAGGCGGCCTTGCGGTTCGACCGGCCCACCGATCATGAAGAAGGCCTGGTGGTATTCGCGCGCCATCACAATGCCGCGGCCACCGGTCACGGTGAGCGCATTATTGGCGGAAAAATACATGCCCGCCTGGAGTTTGAACTGTCCGGATGCTGTCACCAGCATCGCCTCGCCTTCCTGGACGAAGCCGAAATAGGCCGTGTCGCAATTGCCAAGGTCCAGCGTCTCGCCGTCCCACGCGTACAGGGTGGTCGGAAAATTCGGATCGCAATCCGCCACTTTCCCCGTCAGCCATTCGAAGGCGTAAAAGTTGTGGGTCCGATTCATCCCGTCCGCCATGTCCCAAAACCTTTTGTACAACTGTGCAACAAACGCCAAGATTCACCTTTACAGAAGCTTAATCACAGGATGTTGGGCGCCAATTCAGATTTGCCGGTGTTCGACACTGGAGCGATGCGACAAAATCGCGCTACATCATGGCCATGCGCTTTGAAGGTACAGATCAGTATGTCGCTGATGGAGAACTGAGCGCCGCGGTCAACGCCGCGGTGGCTCTCGAGCGCCCGCTCCTCGTCAAGGGTGAGCCGGGTACGGGCAAGACAGAGCTGGCCAAGCAGGTCGCCCAGGCGATGGGCATGCCGCTGATAGAATGGCACGTCAAATCAACGACCAAGGCCCGCCAGGGGCTGTACGAGTATGACGCCGTCGCGCGCCTGCGCGACAGCCAGCTCGGCGATGACCGCGTCCACGACATCAACAACTACATCCGCAAGGGCAAGCTGTGGGAGGCCTTCGCCGCCCCCGAGCGCTCTGTCCTTCTGATCGACGAGATCGACAAGGCCGATATCGAATTCCCCAACGACCTCCTGCAGGAGCTCGACCGGATGGAATTCCACGTCTACGAGACCGGCGAGACCATCAAGGCAGCCAATCGGCCGGTCATCATCATCACCTCGAACAATGAAAAAGAACTGCCCGACGCCTTCCTGCGCCGCTGCTTCTTCCACTTCATCGCCTTCCCCGACGAAGCGACCATGCGCAAGATCGTCGAGGTCCATTATCCCGGCCTCAAGGGCCGCCTGCTGTCAGAAGCGCTGACCCTCTTCTACCAGATCCGCGATGTGCCCGGCGTCAAGAAGAAGCCCTCGACCTCGGAACTCCTGGACTGGCTGAAACTCCTCCTCGTCGAAGATATCGATGCCTCCGTCCTGGCCGAACGCGACCCGCGCAAGCTGATCCCGCCGCTGCACGGTGCCCTGCTGAAAAACGAGCAGGACGTCATGCTGTTCGAAAAGCTGTCCTTCATGGTGCGGCGTCCGGGTGGGCCGGGTGACGGTCCACGCGGGCCGGGCGCGGCTTAGGTAAAACCTGCGGACGCCTACCCCATTTTTCCCGGCCGAAGCCCCGCAACAGCGGGGCGCAGAGCCGGGACCGACGGGCCTGACCGGCAAGCAATGAGTCTCCCGTAGGTCCCGGATCGCGCTCACGCGCGTCCGGGAAAAATGGTGGGTGCCCTGCTTTTTTCGACACCGATTTTCGTGCCCCATCTTCACCGTCATCCCACGGTCACGACCACGTCGTGATCCGGGGGACCTCACCTACCCGTCTGACGGGGAAGCAAAGGTCCCCCGGATGCCTGCTGCGCAGCCACCGTGGAATGACGGTGGAACGCGGACCGGATGGCCGCTATAAAACACGTCCAACGCAGGAGAGCGCTCAAATGAACATGTCCGGCTAGTCCGCGCCTGACCGGGAGACCGGGGGCGCATTTCGACGATACGAAATCCACCTCTTGCCCGGAGTCTGTTCATGACTGCTTCTTCCAACACGCCTGCGTTTGATCACCCTGCTCTCAACCCGATGAATCCGGCCCCCATGCCGGCCGCGGCATCGATGGCCTATCTCAAACCGCTGGTCGCCGATCATCCCAAGGTCTCGGCCGGCGATTACAGCTATATCCATTCCTTCGATGACCCGGCCCGTTTTGCCGAGACGCAGCTAAAATACGCCTTTGATTTCATCGAGGACCGTCTGGAAATCGGCAGATTCTGTTCGATCGCGGCGGATGCCAGCTTTGTGCTCAATGGCGGCAATCATTTTGCCGACCGGCTGTCGAGCTATCCCTTCCCGATCTTCGGTTGCTGGGGTGAGCCCGATCCCGGTCCCTGGCCGAACAAGGGCGGGATCACGATCGGCCATGATGTGTGGATCGGCTGGGACGCGGTGATCATGCCCGGTGTCACCATTGGCCACGGCGCCATCATCGCCGCCAAGTCCGTGATCACCCGCGATGTCGCGCCCTACACCATTGTCGGCGGAAATCCCGGACAGGTGATCCGCCAACGCCTGCCCGACGCCGATGTCGAGCGCGTTCTGGCGCTGGCCTGGTGGGACTGGCCGGTCGAGGCGATCCGCGCGGCGTCAGACGCCTTGATGAAGGCGGATATCGAGGCTCTGGAGCGATTGGCACCCTGACAACTCAATCAGGGATGACCCGACGCGCCCCGTTAACTGTCAAAGAAACAGAAACTGTTTCTGTTTCTGATTGTATCTGCGCATTGAATGTGAAAATTTGCTAGGAGAAGCGATCGGCGAATGCCGAACCAAAAGTCATGGGCGGCGAGACGCCGGGGAGAGCAAGATGAAGACATTCAAGTATCTGATGATCGGGGCATCCGCGCTGGTTCTGACCGCCTGCGGCAATAGCGACACGTCACGCGACCTCGCTGAGGCCAATGTCGATTATCAGGCGACCCTGATGGAGCAATTGATCGATGCCCAGCCGGGTGACGTGATCGAGATCCCGGCAGGCGTGTACAGCTTCGACCGTTCGCTGAGCCTCAATATTGATGGCGTGACGATCCGCGGCGCCGGCATGGACGAGACCATTCTGAGCTTCCAGGACCAGATCGCCGGAGCAGAAGGCCTGATCGTCACCGCCAATGACTTCACCCTCGAAAACCTCGCCATTGAAGACACGATCGGTGACGGGCTGAAGGTGAATGGCGGCGAGAACATCATCATCCGCGGCGTCCGCGTCGAGTGGACCAATGGCTATGCCACCGAGAACGGTGCCTATGGCATCTATCCGGTGCAGACCACCAATGTGCTGGTCGAAGACACGGTTGCGATCGGCGCCTCGGATGCCGGCATCTATGTCGGCCAGTCGCGCAATGTGATCGTCCGCAACAGCCGGGCCGAATACAATGTCGCCGGCATCGAGATCGAGAACTGCATCGGCGCCGACGTCTACGGCAACACCGCCACCAACAATACCGGCGGCATCCTCGTCTTCAACATGCCGAACCTGCCGCAGCCGGGCTATCACACCCGCGTCTACGACAATGACATCTTCGCCAACAATACCGAGAATTTCGGCCATGCCGGCACCCCGGTCGCCAGCGTCCCGGCCGGTTCGGGCGTGGTCATCAACTCGAACGACCAGGTCGAGATCTTCAACAACCGGATCTCCGACAACGACACCGCCAACATCATCATCTCCAGCCTGCACTCGACCGGGTATTCCGATTACTCGGTGCAGACCGATTTCGATCCCTATCCGGAATCGATCTGGATCCATGACAACACCTATTCCGGTGGCGGCACCTCGCCGGACGGTCTCGACCTGACCGCGCTGAAGATCGCCATGTTCGGTCTCAATGGCGCCCTGCCGGACGTGTTGTTTGACGGTTTTGTCGACGATGCCAAGCTGGTCGACGGCGCTCTGCCCGACGCCCTGCGGATCTGTGTCAGCGATCCTGTCGACGTACTCAATGCCGACGGTCCGAATGGCTATGCCTCGCCGAGCGTCGATACCGAAGACTTCCGTTGCAGCCTCGACAGCCTGAGCGCCGTCGAACTCGCCTTCGCCGACTAAGCAATACCGGGATTTGTCGTGACCGTGTTTCGTGGACTGATACTGATCGCCGCCGCCGCTCTCGCGGCCTGTTCACCGAACGCACCAACGGCGCAATTCCATAGCGAAGACAATCCCCGGCTGCTCTCCGAATGGGGGCAGCTGGGTATTGTCGCCGGCGACCTGCAATTGGCCGACGGGGTCGTGCCCTACGACCTCAACACACCGCTCTTCACCGACTATGCGCTGAAGCTCCGGACCATCTGGATGCCAAGCGGCGAAACCGCAGCCTACCGCGAGAATGACACGCTCGACTTCCCGGTCGGCACCGTCATCACCAAGACTTTCTACTATCCCCTTGCTGACACGCCCGGCCAGGTCACCCGCGGCGATGGCCACAGCCTGACCCGCGCCGACGGCAGCCTGGACCTGTCCCGTGTGCAACTGATCGAGACCCGCATCCTGGTTCACCGTGAAGCCGGCTGGGAGGCCCTTCCCTATCGCTGGAATGATGACCAGACAGAGGCCGTGCTCCTGCGCTATGGCGACGTCGTGCCGATGACTGTAGCCGAGGCCGATGGCGGCGCTTCGACTTTCAATTATGTCATGCCGGATGTGAACCAGTGCGCCAGCTGCCATGCCCCGGACTCAAATACCCGCCAGATCGCTCCGATCGGTCCGAAACCGCGCCATCTGAACCGCGACTTCGACTATCCGGACGGCACCGCAAATCAGCTCGAATATCTGACCGAGGTCGGCTACCTCACCGGCGCGCCCGTGCCTGCCGACGCGCCGCGCAATGCGGACTGGGAAGACCTGGAAGCGAGCCTGGAAGCGAGGGCCCGCGCCTATCTCGATGCCAATTGCTCACACTGCCACAGCCCGGTGGGACCGGCCGATACGTCCGGGCTGAACCTTCAACCGGATATCGCGCACGGCCCGGCACTGGGCATCTGCAAATTGCCGATCGCGGCCGGGTCAGGCACCGGGGACCGTCGGTTCGACATCTTCCCGGGGCGTCCGGACGAGTCGATCCTGCTGTTCCGCCTCGATAATGTTGAGCCGGACCAGATGATGCCGGAGGTCGGGCGCTCGACCAATCATGTCGAAGGCATCGAACTGATCCGCGCCTGGATCGAAAGCCTGCCCGGCGATTGCGGCTGATCAGTCCAGATAGGGCGCCAGATAGCGCTGCAGGGCCATCAGGGTTTCATTGAAATAGGTCTCGGCCTGCTCCGGTCGGTCACGGGTGGCAAAAATCAACACCTCGGCCGCGCAATAAAACTCGACCGTCAGCCGGGCGACGACTTCCGGGTCGCCATCATGGAAACCGTCCATGCCCTTGTGCCAGCGATGTGACAGGACGGCCGCCAAACGGAGGTTCCAGCGCTCGCGGACAACCCGCAATTCCGGCGTCGTCAGGGTCAGCTGGAAGACAGCACCATAGGACGGATTACCGGCGACCAGTTGGCGCAACCCGTTCAGCATGCCAAAAATGCTGATCCGCCAGTCCTGCTCCTCCGGGTCCTCGAGGATGGTCGAAATGATCGCTTCGGCCTCGAGCATGAACT
The window above is part of the Maricaulis maris MCS10 genome. Proteins encoded here:
- a CDS encoding CatB-related O-acetyltransferase produces the protein MTASSNTPAFDHPALNPMNPAPMPAAASMAYLKPLVADHPKVSAGDYSYIHSFDDPARFAETQLKYAFDFIEDRLEIGRFCSIAADASFVLNGGNHFADRLSSYPFPIFGCWGEPDPGPWPNKGGITIGHDVWIGWDAVIMPGVTIGHGAIIAAKSVITRDVAPYTIVGGNPGQVIRQRLPDADVERVLALAWWDWPVEAIRAASDALMKADIEALERLAP
- a CDS encoding AAA family ATPase, which gives rise to MRFEGTDQYVADGELSAAVNAAVALERPLLVKGEPGTGKTELAKQVAQAMGMPLIEWHVKSTTKARQGLYEYDAVARLRDSQLGDDRVHDINNYIRKGKLWEAFAAPERSVLLIDEIDKADIEFPNDLLQELDRMEFHVYETGETIKAANRPVIIITSNNEKELPDAFLRRCFFHFIAFPDEATMRKIVEVHYPGLKGRLLSEALTLFYQIRDVPGVKKKPSTSELLDWLKLLLVEDIDASVLAERDPRKLIPPLHGALLKNEQDVMLFEKLSFMVRRPGGPGDGPRGPGAA
- a CDS encoding cupin domain-containing protein, with the translated sequence MNRTHNFYAFEWLTGKVADCDPNFPTTLYAWDGETLDLGNCDTAYFGFVQEGEAMLVTASGQFKLQAGMYFSANNALTVTGGRGIVMAREYHQAFFMIGGPVEPQGRLKYIDGCTDSLLVAPVKLGAPCLNLLYFPPGIDQTPHTHPSDRIGVVFSGRGECETPEGVIPLEPGVMFRIPFEGNHKFRTFDTEMRVIAYHPDSDFGPQDENHPMINRTMVDGVSASKIDAIRTQ
- a CDS encoding SO2930 family diheme c-type cytochrome, whose translation is MTVFRGLILIAAAALAACSPNAPTAQFHSEDNPRLLSEWGQLGIVAGDLQLADGVVPYDLNTPLFTDYALKLRTIWMPSGETAAYRENDTLDFPVGTVITKTFYYPLADTPGQVTRGDGHSLTRADGSLDLSRVQLIETRILVHREAGWEALPYRWNDDQTEAVLLRYGDVVPMTVAEADGGASTFNYVMPDVNQCASCHAPDSNTRQIAPIGPKPRHLNRDFDYPDGTANQLEYLTEVGYLTGAPVPADAPRNADWEDLEASLEARARAYLDANCSHCHSPVGPADTSGLNLQPDIAHGPALGICKLPIAAGSGTGDRRFDIFPGRPDESILLFRLDNVEPDQMMPEVGRSTNHVEGIELIRAWIESLPGDCG
- a CDS encoding cytidylyltransferase domain-containing protein — translated: MTRTVAVIQARTGSNRLPGKVLKPLHDDVSLLSYQCRQLRNIEGVDELVIATTTNPDDDTVVALAEREGIRVFRGSEEDVLSRFLLVAEQTVAKTIIRITSDSPFRDPAVIARCVAEHRQHQAEYTRPSAGHLPKGLRAEVVETAVLRQLDEAAGTTARDREHVTVFIREHLDRFRCHTVDFPEPLHRPDLDVSVDTIEGLALVRALHAALVDRDWPVDTAHLCRLYDETNVLKAIVTDLAS
- a CDS encoding GIY-YIG nuclease family protein gives rise to the protein MARHPCVYILASQRNGTLYIGVTGNIAMRIMLHKEGKGSAFTRKYKVDRLVWYEFHQDFGFAIEREKRLKNWHRQWKINLIERTKPGWEDLFETIQMWAPIG
- a CDS encoding TetR/AcrR family transcriptional regulator, with amino-acid sequence MRQTVNERAPTENVDLGRRAAPRQKRSQERINTIVAATKYLLENDGADAITTSSVAAQAGVPVSSVYRYFPNIYALHCTILDEFMLEAEAIISTILEDPEEQDWRISIFGMLNGLRQLVAGNPSYGAVFQLTLTTPELRVVRERWNLRLAAVLSHRWHKGMDGFHDGDPEVVARLTVEFYCAAEVLIFATRDRPEQAETYFNETLMALQRYLAPYLD
- a CDS encoding N-acetylneuraminate synthase family protein — translated: MTHIDVIAEIGSNHGGDLDQAKRYIEASAKAGADVVKFQTLTREGLIARFVKGADGTVTENPKFAAFGNAGLPDDWHAPLMTCAADNGVEFMSTPFSLDAVELMESLGVKRYKIASGDLTFTPLLEALGATGKRLILSTGASYLDEVTTAVTTLTRSGCPHLTALHCAASYPPAWEDLNLSAITTLQKTLGLPVGLSDHSPGAMAPIAAAALGAVVIEKHVTFDRATPGPDHPFAMEMDELAALIADLRNLEIALGDGDKKPAASEINRRRNLRRGRYDATTGKPDDHGTDWLRPQHAPDDRAEF
- a CDS encoding parallel beta-helix domain-containing protein, which codes for MKTFKYLMIGASALVLTACGNSDTSRDLAEANVDYQATLMEQLIDAQPGDVIEIPAGVYSFDRSLSLNIDGVTIRGAGMDETILSFQDQIAGAEGLIVTANDFTLENLAIEDTIGDGLKVNGGENIIIRGVRVEWTNGYATENGAYGIYPVQTTNVLVEDTVAIGASDAGIYVGQSRNVIVRNSRAEYNVAGIEIENCIGADVYGNTATNNTGGILVFNMPNLPQPGYHTRVYDNDIFANNTENFGHAGTPVASVPAGSGVVINSNDQVEIFNNRISDNDTANIIISSLHSTGYSDYSVQTDFDPYPESIWIHDNTYSGGGTSPDGLDLTALKIAMFGLNGALPDVLFDGFVDDAKLVDGALPDALRICVSDPVDVLNADGPNGYASPSVDTEDFRCSLDSLSAVELAFAD